From the Musa acuminata AAA Group cultivar baxijiao chromosome BXJ3-1, Cavendish_Baxijiao_AAA, whole genome shotgun sequence genome, the window agaagcgaTTCAGAGGCACAACCAGACCCCTCTGCGCCGCCGCGAGCTAACATGGCAAAGAACGCTGAGAAAGAGAGCCTCATCGCAAGGCATGCGAAGCTTGCCACCGTCGCCGAATCCGAACTCTTCCCGAGCTTGGtcgagcaaagctcgaaacaGCGGGTGCTCTAGCAAGGCAACCAGGACGACGAAGCGCCTGCGCCGCTCCCCCACGTACACCACAGTGTGGCCTCTGGGGACGTCCTCGGGAACGCCTTCCTCTTCCTGGCTGCAGTACCCTGATGGAGTACTCCGCC encodes:
- the LOC135628309 gene encoding protein SMALL AUXIN UP-REGULATED RNA 12-like, with the translated sequence MLQGGLFEAFLRRWRKLSKQANHGYRRRSTPSGYCSQEEEGVPEDVPRGHTVVYVGERRRRFVVLVALLEHPLFRALLDQAREEFGFGDGGKLRMPCDEALFLSVLCHVSSRRRRGVWLCL